In the Egibacteraceae bacterium genome, CCCCGGCCCCGGCCCCGGCCCCGGCCCCGGCCCCGGCCCCGGCCCCGGCCCCGGCTGCGGCCCCGACCCCGGCTGCGGCCCCGGCCGCAGCGCAGGCGCCGGTGCTGGTGGACGGCGTGGAGTGCCACCGCGGCCACTTCAACCACCCGTTCGCGTTGCGGTGCGCGACGTGCCAGGCCTCGCTGGTGGCCGCCACCCGGCACACCGTGAAAGGGCCCCGGCCGCCGCTCGGCACGATCGCGGTCGACGACGGGGTGCGCTACGAGCTCGACGCCGACTACGTCGTGGGCCGCGAGCCCGCGGGGGACCCGGCCGTGGCCGCCGGCGAGGCCCGCCCCCTGCCGTTGGACGACCCCGAGCAGGCGGTGTCGCGGGTGCACGCCGAGATCCGCCTGCAGGACTGGGACGTGGTGGTGGTGGACCGCGGATCGGCCAACGGCGTGCACCTGCTGGCACCCGAGGGCACCGAGTGGCACCGCGTGGGCACCG is a window encoding:
- a CDS encoding FHA domain-containing protein, with product PAPAPAPAPAPAPAPAPAAAPTPAAAPAAAQAPVLVDGVECHRGHFNHPFALRCATCQASLVAATRHTVKGPRPPLGTIAVDDGVRYELDADYVVGREPAGDPAVAAGEARPLPLDDPEQAVSRVHAEIRLQDWDVVVVDRGSANGVHLLAPEGTEWHRVGTGESVVVSPGTQVAFGRRVMTFEPPD